A window of Streptomyces sp. DG1A-41 contains these coding sequences:
- a CDS encoding DUF1707 domain-containing protein, whose translation MTDDAVPDLRASDADRERVAEILRDALAEGRLDMAEFEERLDATYQARTYGELAPITRDLPAAGVTAPSVSLTKEPAAGPDGADWSGRIVGGEGTSTWAAAVMAGFQRKGHWTVPRRFTCLALCGGGEIDLRQANFTDREVEINVIAIMGGVDVIVPPGVEVVVRGIGIMGGFDHQEEGVPGDLGAPRVIITGFAFWGGVGVQRKLTRAEKQRLREERRQQRLDRRAGRRQLDGSRRDSHWDH comes from the coding sequence ATGACCGACGACGCAGTCCCGGACCTCCGCGCCTCCGACGCCGACCGTGAACGGGTCGCCGAGATCCTGCGGGACGCCCTCGCGGAGGGCCGTCTCGACATGGCGGAGTTCGAGGAGCGGCTGGACGCGACGTACCAGGCGCGGACGTACGGGGAACTGGCGCCGATCACCCGGGACCTGCCGGCCGCGGGTGTCACGGCGCCCTCCGTGTCACTGACCAAGGAGCCCGCCGCCGGCCCGGACGGCGCGGACTGGTCCGGGCGGATCGTCGGCGGTGAGGGAACCTCGACGTGGGCCGCCGCCGTGATGGCCGGCTTCCAGCGCAAGGGGCACTGGACGGTGCCCCGGCGGTTCACCTGCCTCGCCCTCTGCGGAGGCGGGGAGATCGACCTGCGCCAGGCGAACTTCACGGACCGCGAGGTCGAGATCAACGTGATCGCGATCATGGGCGGGGTGGACGTCATCGTCCCGCCCGGCGTCGAGGTCGTCGTCCGCGGCATCGGCATCATGGGCGGCTTCGACCACCAGGAGGAGGGCGTCCCCGGCGACCTGGGCGCGCCGCGCGTCATCATCACCGGCTTCGCCTTCTGGGGCGGCGTCGGAGTCCAGCGAAAGCTGACCCGAGCGGAGAAACAGCGGCTCCGCGAGGAACGCCGCCAGCAGCGACTGGACCGCAGGGCGGGCCGCCGCCAGCTCGACGGCTCCCGCCGGGACTCACACTGGGATCACTGA
- a CDS encoding ATP-binding cassette domain-containing protein, whose protein sequence is MDGGSTGAGDGSGGADGGGFIELDGVEKVFDVRKKTGFMKRERRQVRAVDSISFRVERGEMVGYIGPNGAGKSTTIKMLTGILTPSAGRLRVAGIDPSRERTRLAHRIGVVFGQRTTLWWDLPLVDSYRLMHRMYRIPDARYRENLDRLVELLDLGDLLDVPVRQLSLGQRMRGDIAAALLHDPEVLYLDEPTIGLDVVSKSKVREFLRELNAERGTTVLLTTHDLQDIEQLCKRVMVIDHGRLMYDGPLAGLHEAGESERTLVVDLERELPPIDAPAPARVVRVDGPRQWLAFPAAESAAPLVARIAAQYPLVDLSVREPDIEAVIAKMYAERATA, encoded by the coding sequence GTGGACGGCGGGTCGACCGGGGCGGGCGACGGTTCGGGCGGGGCGGACGGCGGCGGGTTCATCGAACTCGACGGCGTCGAGAAGGTCTTCGACGTACGCAAGAAGACCGGCTTCATGAAACGGGAGCGGCGGCAGGTGCGGGCCGTCGACTCGATCTCCTTCCGCGTGGAACGCGGCGAGATGGTCGGCTACATCGGCCCGAACGGCGCCGGCAAGTCGACCACGATCAAGATGCTGACCGGCATCCTCACACCGAGCGCCGGCCGGCTCCGCGTCGCCGGCATCGACCCCTCCCGTGAACGCACGCGGCTCGCGCACCGCATCGGCGTGGTGTTCGGGCAGCGTACGACGCTGTGGTGGGACCTCCCGCTGGTCGACTCCTACCGGCTGATGCACCGCATGTACCGGATCCCGGACGCCCGTTACCGCGAGAACCTCGACCGTCTGGTCGAACTCCTCGACCTGGGCGACCTGCTGGACGTGCCGGTACGGCAGCTCTCTCTCGGGCAGCGGATGCGCGGCGACATCGCGGCGGCGCTGCTGCACGACCCGGAGGTGCTGTACCTCGACGAACCGACCATCGGCCTCGACGTCGTCTCCAAGTCCAAGGTGCGGGAGTTCCTGCGGGAGTTGAACGCCGAGCGAGGCACGACGGTGCTGCTGACCACGCACGACCTCCAGGACATCGAGCAGTTGTGCAAGCGGGTGATGGTCATCGACCACGGGCGCCTGATGTACGACGGCCCGCTCGCCGGGCTGCACGAGGCGGGGGAGAGCGAGCGGACGCTGGTGGTGGACCTGGAGCGGGAACTGCCGCCGATCGACGCCCCGGCACCCGCCCGGGTCGTCCGGGTGGACGGTCCGCGGCAGTGGCTGGCGTTCCCGGCGGCGGAGTCGGCGGCGCCACTGGTCGCGCGGATCGCGGCGCAGTACCCGCTGGTGGACCTGTCGGTGCGTGAGCCGGACATCGAGGCGGTGATCGCCAAGATGTACGCGGAGCGTGCGACCGCATAG
- a CDS encoding HNH endonuclease signature motif containing protein — protein sequence MGASAYTRERLEEAARGARTLSEALVRLGVDPKSSTRRYVHERMKKLGVDVSHFEREGVKWTRDVLERAVAASTNMGEVLRHLGLEVVGGHHTHISRRIKAYGIDTSHFQVPTRRGKPWRPRTPEAFLVEQPADRARRVPSDRLKWAMTISGVAERCALCGIEAVWRGHPLPLEVDHINGRWSDNRIENLRFLCPNCHSTTDNYRGRGKRRARGHAS from the coding sequence ATGGGGGCAAGTGCGTACACCAGGGAGCGGCTGGAGGAGGCGGCCCGGGGGGCACGGACGTTGTCGGAGGCGTTGGTGCGGTTGGGCGTGGATCCGAAGAGTTCGACGCGGCGGTATGTGCACGAGCGGATGAAGAAGCTCGGGGTGGACGTGTCGCACTTCGAACGGGAGGGGGTGAAGTGGACGCGAGACGTCCTTGAGCGGGCGGTCGCGGCGTCGACGAACATGGGCGAGGTGCTGCGGCACCTCGGCCTTGAGGTGGTAGGCGGACACCACACGCACATCAGCCGCCGGATCAAGGCGTACGGCATCGACACGTCGCACTTCCAGGTGCCGACGAGGCGTGGGAAGCCCTGGCGTCCGCGAACCCCGGAGGCCTTCCTCGTCGAGCAACCAGCAGATCGCGCCCGGCGTGTTCCGAGTGACCGCCTCAAGTGGGCCATGACGATTTCCGGAGTAGCGGAGCGGTGCGCCCTCTGCGGCATAGAGGCGGTCTGGCGGGGCCACCCACTCCCCTTGGAGGTCGATCACATCAACGGCCGCTGGAGCGACAACCGGATCGAGAACCTTCGGTTCCTGTGCCCCAACTGCCATTCGACGACGGACAATTACCGAGGGCGTGGCAAACGACGCGCGCGGGGGCATGCCTCATGA
- a CDS encoding ABC-2 family transporter protein, producing the protein MGSGRLYAAVAAGGFRRYATYKAATVAGVFTNTVFGLILVYTYLALWEERPHLGGYDQAQAVTYVWLGQCLYATLAIQGGGAEKDLMERIRTGEIAVDLYRPADLQLWWLAGDVGRALFQMLGRGVVPFAFGAVFFPMALPTSVTPWAAFVVTLLLATVVSFAIRYLAALSVFWLMDGMGVNQVLMITGVFFSGMVLPLNAFPGVFGDIVRVLPWAAQIQMPADVLMGETDPLRAFVFQAAWAVALLAAGRLLQSAATRRVVVQGG; encoded by the coding sequence GTGGGCTCGGGACGGTTGTACGCGGCCGTCGCGGCGGGGGGCTTCAGGCGGTACGCGACGTACAAGGCGGCCACCGTGGCCGGGGTGTTCACCAACACCGTCTTCGGTCTCATCCTCGTCTACACGTACCTGGCGCTGTGGGAGGAGAGGCCGCACCTGGGAGGGTACGACCAGGCGCAGGCCGTGACGTACGTGTGGCTGGGGCAGTGCCTCTACGCGACGCTGGCCATCCAGGGCGGCGGAGCCGAGAAGGACCTGATGGAGCGCATCCGCACGGGTGAGATCGCCGTCGACCTGTACCGGCCGGCCGATCTCCAGCTGTGGTGGCTGGCGGGCGACGTGGGGCGGGCGCTGTTCCAGATGCTGGGGCGGGGCGTCGTCCCGTTCGCGTTCGGCGCGGTCTTCTTCCCCATGGCGCTGCCGACGTCGGTCACCCCGTGGGCGGCCTTCGTGGTCACGCTCCTGCTGGCGACGGTCGTCAGCTTCGCGATCCGCTACCTGGCGGCCCTGAGCGTGTTCTGGCTCATGGACGGCATGGGCGTCAACCAGGTGCTGATGATCACGGGAGTCTTCTTCTCGGGCATGGTGCTGCCGCTGAACGCCTTCCCGGGCGTGTTCGGCGACATCGTGCGGGTGCTGCCGTGGGCGGCGCAGATCCAGATGCCGGCGGATGTGCTGATGGGGGAGACCGACCCGCTCCGGGCGTTCGTCTTCCAGGCGGCGTGGGCGGTGGCGCTGCTGGCGGCGGGTCGGCTGTTGCAGTCGGCCGCGACGCGGCGGGTGGTGGTGCAGGGTGGGTGA
- a CDS encoding DUF445 domain-containing protein: MCGITKRVERMEQAKVEEKGGVRGQHARPGAVTNRAMTSFSPADEEKQRGVRRMKLTATGLLLFVAVVYILAKWAQNSGAGPWAAYVAAAAEAGMVGALADWFAVTALFRHPLGIPIPHTAIIPTKKDQLGVSLGEFVGENFLSEDVVRQRLRAVGIGSRLGAWLAVPEHADRVTAELSTALRGALTVLRDSDVQAVVGEAITRRANAQEIGPGIGKMLEKVVADGGHKRVVDLVVTRAHDWLVLHRDEVMDAVEGGAPGWTPRFVDRKVGERVYKELLRFATEMRDMPAHPARGALDRFLTDFASDLQSDTDTRARVERLKGEVLGRGEVQDLIASAWTAVRSMIVAAAEDERSELRLRVRASLLSLGSRMAAERKVQDKVDKWVEDAAVYVVTTYRKEITSLITDTVASWDAEHTTRKIEANIGRDLQFIRINGTVVGSLAGLLIYTVSHALGA; encoded by the coding sequence GTGTGTGGGATCACCAAGCGGGTGGAGCGGATGGAACAGGCGAAAGTGGAAGAAAAGGGTGGTGTCCGGGGGCAGCATGCCCGCCCGGGCGCCGTCACGAACCGTGCGATGACGAGCTTCAGCCCGGCGGACGAGGAGAAGCAGCGCGGCGTACGCCGCATGAAACTCACCGCCACCGGGCTCCTGCTGTTCGTGGCCGTGGTCTACATCCTCGCCAAGTGGGCCCAGAACTCCGGCGCGGGGCCCTGGGCGGCCTATGTCGCCGCGGCCGCCGAGGCGGGCATGGTCGGCGCGCTCGCCGACTGGTTCGCCGTCACCGCCCTCTTCCGCCACCCCCTGGGCATCCCCATCCCGCACACCGCGATCATCCCCACCAAGAAGGACCAGCTCGGCGTCTCCCTGGGCGAGTTCGTCGGGGAGAACTTCCTCTCCGAGGACGTCGTACGGCAACGGCTGCGCGCCGTCGGCATCGGCAGCCGCCTCGGCGCCTGGCTCGCCGTCCCCGAGCACGCCGACCGGGTCACGGCGGAGCTGTCCACCGCCCTGCGCGGCGCCCTGACCGTCCTGCGCGACTCCGACGTCCAGGCCGTGGTCGGCGAGGCGATCACGCGCCGCGCCAACGCCCAGGAGATCGGACCCGGCATCGGCAAGATGCTGGAGAAGGTCGTCGCCGACGGCGGCCACAAGCGGGTCGTCGACCTGGTCGTCACCCGCGCGCACGACTGGCTGGTGCTGCACCGCGACGAGGTGATGGACGCCGTGGAGGGCGGCGCGCCCGGCTGGACGCCGAGGTTCGTCGACCGGAAGGTGGGCGAGCGCGTCTACAAGGAGCTGCTGCGCTTCGCCACCGAGATGCGCGACATGCCCGCCCACCCCGCGCGTGGCGCCCTCGACCGCTTCCTCACCGACTTCGCCTCCGACCTCCAGTCCGACACCGACACCCGCGCCCGCGTCGAGCGGCTCAAGGGCGAGGTGCTGGGCCGCGGCGAGGTCCAGGACCTCATCGCCAGCGCCTGGACGGCCGTACGGTCCATGATCGTCGCGGCGGCGGAGGACGAGCGCAGCGAGCTGCGGCTGCGCGTCCGGGCCTCCCTGCTGTCGCTGGGCTCCCGGATGGCGGCCGAGCGCAAGGTCCAGGACAAGGTCGACAAGTGGGTGGAGGACGCGGCCGTCTACGTCGTCACCACTTACCGCAAGGAGATCACCTCCCTGATCACGGACACGGTGGCGAGCTGGGACGCCGAGCACACCACGAGGAAGATCGAGGCGAACATCGGCCGCGACCTCCAGTTCATCCGGATCAACGGCACGGTGGTCGGCTCACTCGCCGGCCTGCTGATCTACACGGTGTCGCACGCGCTGGGGGCGTGA
- a CDS encoding ABC transporter permease yields MGERSVLLEGLRAYRLIAGMWVRSSMTYRTSFVVTVFGNLMVTGLDFVGILLMFSQVDSLGGWTLPEIAFLYGLSVTAFGIADLVLGSMDVLGARMRDGSFDILLVRPAPVLAQVGADRFALRRLGRITQGAVVLAWALASVDVDWSAPKALLVPVMVVSGAAIFSAVFVAGAAFQIFAQDAAEVQNAFTYGGTTLLQYPPTVFGKDLVRGVTFMLPLAFVNWVPAAYVLGRPYPIELPPWTAFASPLVAVACCALAGVAWRVGLRSYRSTGS; encoded by the coding sequence GTGGGTGAGCGGAGCGTCCTGCTGGAGGGGCTGCGGGCCTACCGGCTGATCGCCGGGATGTGGGTGCGGTCCAGCATGACCTACCGCACCTCCTTCGTCGTCACGGTGTTCGGCAACCTGATGGTGACCGGCCTGGACTTCGTGGGGATCCTGCTGATGTTCTCGCAGGTCGACTCGCTGGGCGGCTGGACACTGCCCGAGATCGCCTTCCTGTACGGGCTGTCGGTGACGGCGTTCGGGATCGCCGACCTGGTGCTCGGCTCGATGGACGTCCTGGGCGCCCGGATGCGCGACGGCTCGTTCGACATCCTGCTCGTGCGTCCCGCGCCGGTGCTCGCCCAGGTCGGGGCCGACCGCTTCGCGCTGCGCCGACTGGGCCGGATCACCCAGGGTGCGGTGGTACTGGCCTGGGCGCTGGCCTCGGTCGACGTCGACTGGAGTGCGCCGAAGGCGCTGCTGGTGCCGGTGATGGTGGTCAGCGGAGCGGCGATCTTCTCGGCGGTGTTCGTGGCGGGCGCGGCCTTCCAGATCTTCGCCCAGGACGCCGCCGAGGTGCAGAACGCGTTCACGTACGGCGGGACCACGCTGCTTCAGTATCCGCCGACCGTGTTCGGGAAGGACCTGGTGCGCGGCGTGACCTTCATGCTGCCGCTCGCCTTCGTCAACTGGGTCCCCGCCGCCTACGTGCTGGGCAGGCCGTACCCGATCGAGCTGCCCCCGTGGACGGCCTTCGCGTCACCGCTGGTGGCAGTGGCCTGCTGTGCGCTGGCGGGGGTGGCGTGGCGGGTGGGGCTTCGTTCCTACCGGAGTACAGGGAGTTGA
- the bcp gene encoding thioredoxin-dependent thiol peroxidase yields the protein MSERLQPGDVAPAFTLSDADGTEVSLSDHKGRKVIVYFYPAALTPGCTKQACDFTDNLELLAGAGYEVIGISPDKPEKLARFRDKESLKVTLLADPDKQVLESYGAYGEKKLYGKTVVGVIRSTVIVDEEGKVERALYNVKATGHVAKIIKDLGV from the coding sequence ATGAGCGAGCGACTCCAGCCGGGGGACGTGGCCCCCGCCTTCACCCTGTCCGACGCCGACGGCACCGAGGTGTCCCTGTCGGACCACAAGGGCCGCAAGGTCATCGTGTACTTCTACCCGGCCGCCCTCACCCCCGGCTGCACCAAGCAGGCCTGCGACTTCACGGACAACCTGGAGCTGCTGGCCGGCGCGGGCTACGAGGTGATCGGCATCTCCCCCGACAAGCCCGAGAAGCTGGCCAGGTTCCGCGACAAGGAGTCGCTGAAGGTCACCCTCCTCGCCGACCCCGACAAGCAGGTCCTGGAGTCCTACGGCGCCTACGGCGAGAAGAAGCTGTACGGCAAGACGGTCGTCGGCGTCATCCGCTCCACGGTGATCGTGGACGAGGAGGGCAAGGTCGAACGCGCCCTGTACAACGTCAAGGCGACGGGCCACGTGGCCAAGATCATCAAGGATCTGGGGGTCTGA
- a CDS encoding co-chaperone GroES has translation MSANRNEHSTHPDKLPIRMLHDRVLVRQDTSEGERRSGGGILIPATAAVGRRLAWAEVVAVGQNVRTVEPGDRVLFDPEDRAEVEVRGIAYVLMRERDLHAVAADRFEGSEDSTGLYL, from the coding sequence GTGAGCGCCAACAGAAACGAGCACAGCACCCATCCCGACAAGCTGCCCATCCGGATGCTGCACGACCGCGTACTCGTGCGGCAGGACACCAGCGAGGGCGAGCGGCGTTCCGGCGGCGGCATCCTGATCCCCGCCACGGCGGCGGTCGGCCGGCGGCTGGCCTGGGCCGAGGTCGTCGCGGTGGGGCAGAACGTACGGACCGTGGAGCCGGGCGACCGGGTTCTGTTCGACCCGGAGGACCGTGCCGAGGTCGAGGTGCGCGGTATCGCGTACGTGCTCATGCGCGAGCGTGATCTGCACGCCGTGGCCGCGGACCGGTTCGAGGGCTCGGAGGACTCGACGGGCCTCTATCTGTAG
- a CDS encoding transglycosylase domain-containing protein, protein MSDEPQPQQPTPGWAPREPQADGDPNTPQARPAGKPKRTGWRRIIPTWRMTLGAFIIVALLLVGGFFLGYSLVKIPPANALATKQANVYLYADGSVIARDGEINRENVSLPQISKDAQHAILAAEDRDFYTESAVDPKAMVRAAWNTALGKGKQSGSTITQQYVKNYYLRQDQTITRKAKEFFIAIKLDREVSKDHILEGYLNTSYFGRNAYGIQAAAQAYYGMDATDLDPARAAYLAALVNAPSQYDVVAHPENRKAAESRWNYVLDGMVKKGWLSESKRAGMKFPMPKESTLSTGMSGQRGYIVRTVKDYLTQNKIIDESRLDAGGYRITTTLQKPRQDAFVKAVNDKLMDKLDTKNNKVDTYVRAGGAAVDPKTGKVVAMYNGIDYVKQYTPNATRRDFQVGSTFKPFVFTSAVENDSQTQDGRPITPNTIYDGTNKRPVQGWAGDPYAPENEDQVSYGDITVTEATDKSVNSVYAQMAADVGPQKVKQTAIDLGVPETTPDLADGPAIALGTATASVLDMAEAYATLANHGRHGTYTMVEKVTKEGSPIALPERRTRQAVSREAADTTTSVLRSVVQNGTASAAQAAGRPAAGKTGTAEEDTAAWFAGYTPDLATVVSVMGQDPVTAAHKSLYGAMGLPRINGGGAPAEIWAQFTRDALKGKPVTDFDLRLQPGADVPQAPGTESPADPTTGGTTDGGGTSTGGQDSGTETPGQSPSAPEGQTQGQTDGGTTDGGTGGESPSGGTADGGTGDGGTATDGATTEGGGDTTDGGSTGRPTGPGWGVVPQMARRE, encoded by the coding sequence ATGAGTGACGAGCCTCAGCCGCAGCAGCCGACACCGGGCTGGGCACCGAGAGAGCCGCAGGCGGACGGCGATCCGAACACGCCTCAGGCCCGGCCGGCCGGGAAACCGAAGCGGACCGGCTGGCGCCGGATCATCCCGACCTGGCGCATGACGCTCGGCGCCTTCATCATCGTCGCCCTGCTGCTGGTCGGCGGCTTCTTCCTCGGCTACTCGCTGGTCAAGATCCCGCCGGCCAACGCGCTCGCCACCAAGCAGGCCAACGTCTACCTCTACGCGGACGGTTCGGTGATCGCCCGCGACGGCGAGATCAACCGGGAGAACGTCTCGCTCCCGCAGATCTCCAAGGACGCCCAGCACGCGATCCTGGCCGCGGAGGACCGCGACTTCTACACCGAGTCCGCCGTCGACCCCAAGGCCATGGTCCGGGCGGCCTGGAACACGGCCCTCGGCAAGGGCAAGCAGTCCGGCTCCACGATCACGCAGCAGTACGTGAAGAACTACTACCTGCGCCAGGACCAGACCATCACGCGCAAGGCCAAGGAGTTCTTCATCGCGATCAAGCTGGACCGCGAGGTGAGCAAGGACCACATCCTCGAGGGCTACCTCAACACCAGCTACTTCGGCCGCAACGCCTACGGCATCCAGGCCGCCGCCCAGGCCTACTACGGCATGGACGCCACGGACCTCGACCCGGCCCGCGCCGCCTACCTCGCCGCGCTCGTCAACGCCCCCAGCCAGTACGACGTCGTCGCCCACCCCGAGAACCGCAAGGCCGCCGAGTCCCGCTGGAACTACGTCCTGGACGGCATGGTCAAGAAGGGCTGGCTCAGCGAGTCGAAGCGGGCCGGCATGAAGTTCCCGATGCCGAAGGAGTCCACCCTCTCCACCGGCATGTCCGGCCAGCGCGGCTACATCGTCCGGACCGTCAAGGACTACCTCACCCAGAACAAGATCATCGACGAGAGCCGGCTCGACGCCGGCGGCTACCGCATCACCACGACGCTCCAGAAGCCCAGGCAGGACGCCTTCGTGAAGGCCGTCAACGACAAGCTCATGGACAAGCTGGACACGAAGAACAACAAGGTCGACACCTACGTCCGCGCGGGCGGCGCCGCCGTCGACCCCAAGACCGGCAAGGTCGTGGCGATGTACAACGGCATCGACTACGTCAAGCAGTACACCCCGAACGCCACCCGCAGGGACTTCCAGGTCGGCTCCACCTTCAAGCCGTTCGTGTTCACCTCGGCCGTCGAGAACGACTCGCAGACCCAGGACGGCCGCCCGATCACCCCGAACACGATCTACGACGGCACCAACAAGCGCCCCGTCCAGGGCTGGGCCGGCGACCCGTACGCCCCGGAGAACGAGGACCAGGTCTCCTACGGCGACATCACCGTCACCGAGGCCACCGACAAGTCCGTGAACTCGGTATACGCCCAGATGGCGGCCGACGTCGGTCCGCAGAAGGTCAAGCAGACCGCGATCGACCTCGGCGTCCCCGAGACCACCCCCGACCTCGCCGACGGCCCCGCCATCGCGCTCGGCACGGCCACCGCCAGCGTCCTCGACATGGCGGAGGCGTACGCCACGCTCGCCAACCACGGCCGGCACGGCACGTACACGATGGTCGAGAAGGTCACCAAGGAGGGCTCGCCGATCGCGCTGCCCGAGCGGCGCACCCGGCAGGCCGTGAGCCGCGAGGCCGCCGACACCACCACCTCGGTCCTGCGGAGCGTCGTCCAGAACGGCACGGCCTCCGCCGCGCAGGCCGCGGGCCGCCCCGCCGCGGGCAAGACCGGCACCGCCGAGGAGGACACGGCGGCCTGGTTCGCGGGCTACACCCCCGACCTCGCCACGGTCGTCTCCGTCATGGGCCAGGACCCGGTCACCGCCGCCCACAAGTCGCTGTACGGCGCGATGGGCCTCCCGCGCATCAACGGCGGCGGGGCGCCCGCCGAGATCTGGGCCCAGTTCACCCGGGACGCCCTGAAGGGCAAGCCGGTCACCGACTTCGACCTCAGGCTCCAGCCGGGCGCCGACGTCCCGCAGGCCCCGGGCACCGAGTCCCCGGCCGACCCGACCACGGGCGGCACGACCGACGGCGGCGGCACGTCCACCGGCGGCCAGGACAGCGGCACCGAGACGCCCGGCCAGTCCCCGAGCGCGCCCGAGGGGCAGACTCAGGGCCAGACCGACGGCGGCACCACCGACGGCGGCACGGGCGGCGAATCCCCGAGCGGCGGTACCGCGGACGGCGGCACGGGAGACGGCGGCACCGCCACCGACGGCGCTACGACGGAAGGCGGCGGCGACACGACAGACGGCGGCTCGACGGGCCGCCCGACGGGCCCCGGCTGGGGCGTGGTCCCGCAGATGGCGCGCCGCGAATGA
- a CDS encoding SGNH/GDSL hydrolase family protein codes for MTRGRGYALLAGLVAAIVALSTAIYVGVASDDGTHSRNAVTDSRLPNNSAAPASTGTWVGTWSTSPAAAEPGTETTGMANRSVRNVVHTSVGGTSARVTLSNLYGQSPLSITQASIAVAAGSGTPAALPDTMRQLTFNGGPTVVIPPGRQVMSDAVRIAVPHDADVLITTYTPTSSGPVTYHPHARQISYVAQGDHAADATGAPYTEQSMYWRYLTALDVLSNESDGTVVVLGDSLTDGITSTAGANNRWTDVLNDRLRAEIAAGRDLPRYSVVNQGISGNRVLTDGLGRPADNPSGLNRFARDVLERTNAKVVVIDLGVNDILRNPGLADPNAILGGLRTMVGQAHARGLKVVGATLMPFGGHRGYSDAREAVRQRINAEIRAGRVFDAVVDFDKALRDPYDPRRLRADYDSGDHLHPSDKGYARMAEAFDLESLKGSAPAEL; via the coding sequence ATGACCCGGGGTCGTGGTTACGCCCTTCTGGCCGGGCTGGTCGCAGCCATCGTGGCCCTTTCCACTGCCATATACGTCGGAGTGGCGTCCGACGACGGCACGCACAGCCGGAACGCCGTCACGGACAGCCGCCTTCCGAACAACTCCGCCGCACCCGCCTCCACCGGCACCTGGGTCGGCACCTGGTCCACCTCCCCGGCCGCGGCCGAGCCCGGCACGGAGACGACCGGCATGGCGAACCGTTCGGTGCGCAACGTCGTCCACACCAGCGTCGGCGGTACGAGTGCCCGCGTGACGCTGTCCAATCTCTACGGCCAGTCGCCGCTGAGCATCACACAGGCCTCCATCGCCGTCGCCGCCGGCAGCGGTACGCCCGCGGCGCTCCCGGACACGATGCGGCAGCTGACCTTCAACGGCGGGCCGACGGTCGTCATCCCGCCCGGCCGGCAGGTGATGAGCGACGCCGTGCGCATCGCCGTCCCGCACGACGCGGACGTCCTGATCACCACGTACACGCCGACCAGCTCCGGCCCGGTGACGTACCACCCGCACGCCCGGCAGATCTCCTACGTCGCCCAGGGCGACCACGCGGCGGACGCGACGGGCGCGCCGTACACCGAGCAGAGCATGTACTGGCGTTACCTGACCGCGCTGGACGTGCTGAGCAACGAGTCCGACGGGACGGTCGTCGTCCTCGGCGACTCGCTCACCGACGGGATCACCTCCACGGCGGGCGCCAACAACCGGTGGACCGATGTGCTGAACGACCGGCTACGCGCGGAGATCGCCGCCGGGCGGGATCTGCCCCGCTACAGCGTCGTCAACCAGGGCATCAGCGGGAACCGGGTCCTCACGGACGGGCTGGGCCGGCCGGCGGACAACCCCAGCGGGCTGAACCGCTTCGCGCGGGACGTGCTGGAGCGGACGAACGCCAAGGTCGTCGTCATCGACCTCGGGGTCAACGACATCCTGCGCAATCCTGGGCTCGCGGATCCGAACGCGATTCTCGGCGGGTTGCGCACGATGGTCGGGCAGGCGCATGCGCGGGGGCTGAAGGTCGTGGGGGCGACGCTGATGCCGTTCGGCGGGCACCGGGGGTACTCGGACGCGCGGGAGGCGGTGCGGCAGCGGATCAACGCGGAGATTCGTGCGGGGCGGGTCTTCGACGCGGTGGTCGACTTCGACAAGGCCCTGCGTGATCCTTATGACCCGCGCCGGCTGCGGGCCGACTACGACTCGGGGGATCATCTGCATCCCAGTGACAAGGGGTATGCGCGGATGGCGGAGGCGTTCGACCTGGAGAGCCTGAAGGGGTCGGCACCGGCGGAGCTGTAG
- a CDS encoding DUF3618 domain-containing protein, with product MADTADTRTPAQIEADIRRRRETLAETLDEIGVRVHPKTIVGDAKAKVASNIDHTLGRAYVEVNRAVTDVRARFVDEDGAPRLERVVPVALVVVGVVGLLAFSTRRRKG from the coding sequence GTGGCGGACACGGCGGACACCAGGACCCCGGCGCAGATCGAGGCGGACATCAGGCGCCGCCGCGAGACCCTGGCCGAGACCCTCGACGAGATCGGGGTGCGGGTTCACCCGAAGACCATCGTCGGGGACGCCAAGGCCAAGGTCGCGTCCAACATCGACCACACCCTCGGGCGGGCCTACGTGGAGGTCAACCGGGCCGTCACCGATGTCAGGGCGCGGTTCGTGGACGAGGACGGCGCCCCGCGGCTGGAGCGGGTCGTGCCCGTGGCCCTCGTCGTCGTCGGAGTGGTCGGTCTGCTCGCCTTCAGCACGCGGCGGCGCAAGGGCTGA